One window from the genome of Thermoleophilaceae bacterium encodes:
- a CDS encoding transglycosylase family protein gives MDLARGEMWKKSLQASRARRAAAAIARRRKLRVRGGSGSLLAVAMLTGVLGAGMAIGHEVSERPAARAAGGVLKAGSSGPSVSALQRKLGGIAVDGVFGRQTRSAVRRFQRREGLAVDGIAGPQTLGALGLSAGSGERSGSRGGDGGGDSERGGDRERGDDRERGDGRERSGSRGGSGALERIAQCESGGNPRAVSRDGRYRGKYQFDRATWRSMGGRGDPARAPEAEQDRRAQQLYDQRGSAPWANCA, from the coding sequence GTGGATCTCGCCCGCGGCGAGATGTGGAAGAAGTCGCTCCAAGCCTCGCGCGCCCGGCGCGCGGCGGCGGCGATCGCGCGCCGGCGCAAGCTGCGCGTGCGCGGGGGCAGCGGCTCCCTGCTCGCCGTCGCCATGCTCACCGGCGTGCTCGGCGCGGGCATGGCGATCGGGCACGAGGTGTCCGAGCGCCCGGCCGCCCGGGCCGCCGGAGGCGTGCTGAAGGCCGGCAGCAGCGGGCCCTCGGTGTCAGCGCTCCAGCGCAAGCTGGGCGGGATCGCCGTCGACGGCGTCTTCGGGCGCCAGACCCGCTCGGCCGTCAGGCGCTTTCAGCGCCGCGAGGGCCTGGCCGTGGACGGCATAGCCGGGCCGCAGACGCTCGGCGCGCTCGGCCTCTCGGCCGGCTCCGGCGAGCGCTCGGGCTCGCGCGGCGGCGACGGCGGAGGCGACAGCGAGCGCGGCGGCGACCGCGAGCGTGGAGACGATCGCGAGCGTGGAGACGGTCGCGAGCGCTCAGGCTCCCGCGGCGGCTCGGGCGCGCTCGAGCGCATCGCCCAGTGCGAGTCCGGCGGCAACCCGCGCGCGGTCTCGCGTGACGGGCGCTACCGCGGCAAGTACCAGTTCGACCGCGCGACGTGGCGCTCCATGGGCGGCCGCGGCGATCCGGCACGGGCGCCGGAGGCGGAGCAGGACCGCCGGGCGCAGCAGCTGTATGACCAGCGCGGCAGCGCCCCCTGGGCGAACTGCGCGTGA
- a CDS encoding STAS domain-containing protein: MTSCTGDRRRRQRASAGGPRAGRLALRQTRCGRRELRAVHHAFDIRGESAGDVQIVWVKGDVDLDTAQRFSEGIRRATTGGDGAVLVDLCEVPFMDSTGLHLLLNLLRRLTRQRREMAVACSPSGVQRLFELTRLDGTFQLYESRAEALAGLEHSGRLGV, from the coding sequence GTGACCTCCTGCACGGGCGACCGCCGGCGGAGGCAGAGGGCTTCCGCCGGCGGCCCGCGCGCTGGTAGGCTCGCCCTGCGGCAGACGCGCTGCGGCAGGAGGGAGCTGAGAGCAGTTCATCACGCGTTCGACATTCGCGGGGAGTCGGCGGGCGACGTCCAGATCGTCTGGGTGAAGGGCGACGTCGACCTCGACACCGCTCAGCGCTTCAGCGAGGGCATCCGCCGTGCGACAACGGGCGGGGACGGCGCCGTGCTGGTGGACCTCTGCGAGGTGCCGTTCATGGACTCCACCGGGCTGCACCTGCTGCTCAACCTCCTGCGCCGTCTCACCCGCCAGCGACGGGAGATGGCGGTCGCGTGCAGCCCGTCGGGCGTCCAGCGGCTGTTCGAGCTCACACGGCTGGACGGCACCTTCCAGCTCTACGAGAGCCGCGCCGAGGCGCTCGCGGGGCTCGAGCACAGCGGCCGGCTCGGCGTCTAG
- a CDS encoding YbdK family carboxylate-amine ligase, giving the protein MEHAFGRGPSFLLGIEEELLLVEPEGHALAPDAERLLPAIDAPGELVAHEAYAAEVELRSPPSRDAAEAAGAVAGLRGAARAAGATLLGCGIHPSGSHGDARLVDLERYRRCERDMRGLMRRTPECALHVHVGMPDPGTAIRAHNGLRRHLPLVAGLAASSPFWFGADSGLASARSALVRAYPGRGVPRAFHDFADYEETVAASLAAGGLEDATLLWWDVRPHPRHGTLEVRELDTQASLADASALAALVHGLALHEADGGDGPAPATEAIAWSSFRAARDGVRAQILAGDRIAPLAEVARTAVGVAAAHLGELGADAGALDGVERIVREGGDAWQRDRHAREGMPGLLAALVERTAAGV; this is encoded by the coding sequence GTGGAGCACGCGTTCGGCCGGGGCCCGTCGTTCCTGCTCGGCATCGAGGAGGAGCTGCTGCTGGTCGAACCGGAGGGGCATGCGCTGGCGCCGGACGCCGAGCGCCTGCTGCCGGCGATCGACGCGCCCGGCGAGCTCGTGGCGCACGAGGCATACGCCGCGGAGGTGGAGCTTCGATCACCCCCTTCTCGCGACGCCGCCGAGGCCGCGGGCGCGGTCGCCGGGCTGCGCGGCGCGGCCCGCGCGGCGGGCGCCACGCTGCTTGGCTGCGGCATCCACCCCTCCGGCTCCCACGGCGACGCCCGGCTCGTGGACCTCGAGCGCTACCGCCGCTGTGAACGCGACATGCGCGGCCTCATGCGGCGCACGCCCGAGTGCGCGCTGCACGTGCACGTGGGCATGCCCGACCCGGGCACGGCGATCCGGGCCCACAACGGGCTCCGGCGGCACCTGCCCCTGGTCGCCGGGCTCGCGGCGTCCTCGCCCTTCTGGTTCGGCGCCGACTCGGGGCTGGCGAGCGCGCGGTCGGCGCTCGTGCGTGCCTATCCCGGCCGGGGCGTGCCGCGCGCCTTCCACGACTTCGCCGACTACGAGGAGACCGTCGCCGCCTCGCTCGCCGCCGGCGGGCTGGAGGACGCCACGCTGCTGTGGTGGGACGTGCGCCCGCACCCCCGCCACGGCACGCTCGAGGTGCGCGAGCTCGACACCCAGGCGTCGCTCGCGGACGCTTCGGCACTCGCGGCCCTCGTGCACGGGCTGGCCCTGCACGAGGCCGACGGCGGCGACGGGCCCGCGCCGGCAACCGAGGCGATCGCCTGGTCCAGCTTCCGCGCTGCGCGCGACGGCGTGCGCGCGCAGATCCTGGCGGGCGACCGCATCGCCCCGCTGGCCGAGGTGGCCCGCACCGCCGTGGGCGTGGCCGCCGCCCACCTCGGCGAGCTCGGCGCGGACGCCGGCGCGCTGGACGGCGTGGAGCGGATCGTGCGCGAGGGCGGCGACGCCTGGCAGCGCGACCGCCACGCCCGCGAGGGGATGCCCGGCCTGCTCGCCGCGTTGGTCGAGCGCACCGCCGCCGGCGTCTAG
- a CDS encoding FAD-dependent oxidoreductase produces the protein MPDLVVAGAGMAGLAAAAQARSLGADVLLLEKGEHAGGSMLLSSGVIWRHRELEHFHTECPDGDRALQRLVWERMDGDISWLESLGVRVLGRETGNPRTTGTRFDTRSLARCLTEAAGGRVHLRAALREPPADGTPVVLATGGFQADRELVREHVTPEADALLLRAAPWSEGDGLRIGLSAGGRASAGLGEFYGRNMPAPPARVEPEGFVELAQLYARHAEVENTRGEHFETRTWSEIDAVQWTARQPGARARYRVAREMLEERVRERSVGEMIAAAERAGAPVRRENGAIVVECVAGITTTLGGLAIDGSARVAPGVFACGADAGGIATGGYASGLAAALVFGRIAATAALEAA, from the coding sequence ATGCCGGACCTGGTGGTGGCCGGGGCCGGGATGGCCGGGCTCGCGGCGGCGGCCCAGGCGCGCTCGCTGGGCGCGGACGTCCTCCTGCTGGAGAAGGGTGAGCACGCCGGCGGCTCGATGCTGCTGTCGAGCGGGGTGATCTGGCGCCATCGCGAGCTGGAGCACTTCCACACGGAGTGCCCGGACGGAGACCGCGCGCTCCAGCGGCTCGTGTGGGAGCGGATGGACGGCGACATCTCGTGGCTCGAGTCGCTCGGCGTGCGGGTGCTCGGCCGCGAGACGGGGAACCCGCGGACCACCGGCACCCGCTTCGACACGAGGTCGCTGGCGCGCTGTCTGACCGAGGCCGCCGGCGGGCGAGTGCACCTGCGCGCCGCGCTGCGCGAGCCGCCCGCCGACGGCACGCCCGTCGTGCTCGCCACGGGTGGCTTCCAGGCCGACCGCGAGCTCGTCCGCGAGCACGTGACCCCCGAGGCCGACGCCCTGCTGCTGCGCGCAGCGCCGTGGAGCGAGGGCGACGGCCTGCGCATCGGCCTCTCGGCGGGCGGCAGAGCAAGCGCGGGGCTGGGGGAGTTCTACGGCCGCAACATGCCGGCGCCTCCGGCGCGGGTCGAGCCCGAGGGCTTCGTGGAGCTCGCGCAGCTCTACGCGCGCCATGCCGAGGTGGAGAACACCCGCGGCGAGCACTTCGAGACGCGCACGTGGTCCGAGATCGACGCGGTGCAGTGGACAGCGCGCCAGCCGGGCGCGCGCGCCCGCTACCGGGTTGCGAGAGAGATGCTCGAGGAGCGCGTGCGCGAGCGCAGCGTGGGCGAGATGATTGCCGCCGCCGAACGGGCCGGGGCGCCCGTGAGGCGCGAGAACGGCGCCATCGTCGTGGAGTGCGTGGCCGGCATCACCACGACGCTCGGGGGCCTCGCGATCGACGGCAGCGCGCGGGTGGCGCCGGGGGTCTTCGCCTGCGGCGCGGACGCCGGAGGGATCGCAACCGGCGGCTACGCGAGCGGGCTGGCGGCCGCGCTGGTGTTCGGGCGGATCGCCGCCACCGCTGCGCTGGAGGCGGCCTGA